From a region of the Helianthus annuus cultivar XRQ/B chromosome 5, HanXRQr2.0-SUNRISE, whole genome shotgun sequence genome:
- the LOC110943005 gene encoding probable mediator of RNA polymerase II transcription subunit 26c: MDLTFTVLKETDIERNVNRLRKHPSNEVRGLVKQLVRKWKDLVDEWVGSNNSALARSTLTEGDSPLVQNVSSGLLKVRLNGNGSNELNWY; the protein is encoded by the exons GAAACTGATATAGAAAGGAATGTTAACCGACTTCGAAAGCATCCGTCAAATGAAGTAAGAGGACTGGTGAAGCAATTGGTGAG GAAATGGAAGGATTTGGTGGATGAATGGGTTGGGTCGAACAATAGTGCGCTCGCACGCTCTACTCTTACAG AAGGTGATTCGCCTTTGGTGCAGAATGTATCAAGCGGCTTACTCAAAGTTAGATTAAATGGTAACGGGTCAAATGAGTTGAACTGGTATTAA